One Rhodococcus sp. P1Y DNA window includes the following coding sequences:
- a CDS encoding LON peptidase substrate-binding domain-containing protein, translated as MAVLPMFPLGSVLLPGEALPLHIFEPRYQLMLLDCMESNDPSFGVVLIAQGHEAGGGDVRHDVATRARIVAHQDIGDGRHLVECIGAERIRVDAWLEDDPYPRADIRPWPDHLEDSVTESEFAELQARITSLYALIGSLAAAEGSEPPPDPAFSDLPAESGARLYALARLVPMGESDRQDVLESLGASDRLRAINDAIDNVTDIVRFRLQ; from the coding sequence ATGGCCGTACTTCCCATGTTTCCACTCGGGAGCGTGCTGCTGCCCGGGGAAGCGCTTCCGCTGCACATCTTCGAACCGCGGTACCAGCTGATGCTCCTCGACTGCATGGAATCGAACGATCCAAGCTTCGGCGTTGTGCTGATCGCGCAGGGCCACGAGGCAGGAGGCGGCGATGTGCGCCACGATGTCGCGACCCGAGCACGCATCGTCGCGCACCAGGACATCGGCGATGGGCGCCATCTCGTCGAATGCATTGGCGCAGAGCGCATCAGGGTCGACGCCTGGCTGGAGGACGACCCGTACCCGCGCGCCGACATCCGCCCATGGCCCGACCATCTCGAGGACTCGGTCACCGAATCGGAGTTCGCCGAACTGCAGGCGCGGATCACCTCGCTGTACGCCCTGATCGGTTCGCTCGCAGCCGCCGAGGGCTCCGAGCCCCCGCCGGATCCCGCGTTCTCCGATCTGCCGGCAGAGTCCGGCGCGCGCCTCTACGCACTGGCGAGACTGGTGCCGATGGGCGAGTCCGACCGTCAGGACGTGTTGGAGTCTCTCGGGGCCTCGGATCGTCTGCGGGCGATCAACGACGCCATCGACAACGTCACCGACATCGTCCGGTTCCGCCTGCAATAG
- a CDS encoding DUF998 domain-containing protein, which translates to MLAEAVTIVGFDGYSIARDTVSELGVPEESDWHRLMNVAFCISAASVAAAGLCSAHLINARRRPFYLGSIAAYSLGSALVATVHSGQGNAHVVGAVLAIGAGNVIPLLVGTGVPACPRWYARGSVALGALGTLASAVLVTGLAPVGAVERASIYGFVGWELLTAVAVGQKIASVRGGR; encoded by the coding sequence TTGCTGGCCGAGGCCGTCACCATCGTCGGATTCGACGGCTACAGCATTGCCCGCGACACCGTCAGCGAACTCGGTGTGCCTGAGGAATCGGACTGGCATCGGCTGATGAATGTCGCATTCTGCATCTCGGCGGCATCGGTAGCCGCCGCAGGGCTGTGCTCGGCGCATCTGATCAATGCGCGACGACGACCGTTCTACCTCGGTTCGATCGCTGCGTACTCGCTCGGCAGTGCGCTGGTCGCTACTGTGCACTCCGGGCAGGGGAACGCGCACGTGGTGGGAGCCGTACTTGCAATCGGTGCCGGAAACGTCATTCCACTGCTGGTCGGAACCGGTGTACCGGCGTGCCCGCGATGGTATGCGCGCGGAAGTGTCGCTCTCGGTGCGCTGGGAACACTCGCGTCCGCAGTGCTCGTCACGGGTCTCGCGCCGGTCGGTGCCGTCGAGAGGGCGTCGATCTATGGGTTCGTCGGTTGGGAACTTCTGACGGCAGTGGCTGTTGGACAGAAGATCGCGTCAGTGCGAGGGGGCCGGTGA